The following coding sequences are from one Stigmatopora nigra isolate UIUO_SnigA chromosome 10, RoL_Snig_1.1, whole genome shotgun sequence window:
- the ccnd3 gene encoding LOW QUALITY PROTEIN: G1/S-specific cyclin-D3 (The sequence of the model RefSeq protein was modified relative to this genomic sequence to represent the inferred CDS: deleted 1 base in 1 codon): MSTMGTTAISTVAVRAGPDLAIIGDFRTILNLRALEEDTTSKVPSPQAIQENIQPHARRTLVIWMFQVCEEQKCEEEVFPLAVRYLDSYLSCHVMINSKLQLLGVVSLWLASKMKETVPLTADKLCIYTNFSFSVQSILEFELSVVSSLGWYLSPVLPSDYLESILHNLSFLDAQQLPTVRRYVHSYIALATIEWKSSEFLPSTLLCACVSAATHRLNLVNSPDSMLKNLANLLVINLDSVFFCYKQLQGALNLILPLPSKAAVCGSKVSQPTTDVDHLLLTSMTPSEKQLETPPYYHRQV, from the exons ATGTCCACAATGGGCACCACAGCAATTAGCACC GTGGCTGTCCGGGCGGGTCCCGATCTGGCAATCATCGGTGACTTTCGGACTATCCTGAACCTGAGAGCCCTGGAAGAGGACACCACTAGCAAGGTGCCTTCACCCCAAGCAATCCAGGAGAACATCCAGCCCCATGCAAGGAGGACTCTTGTAATTTGGATGTTCCAG GTATGTGAGGAGCAGAAATGTGAGGAGGAAGTGTTCCCACTGGCAGTCCGCTACCTGGACTCCTACTTGAGTTGCCATGTTATGATCAACTCCAAGCTGCAGCTTTTAGGTGTTGTTTCCTTGTGGCTGGCTTCCAAGATGAAAGAGACTGTTCCTCTGACTGCTGACAAGCTCTGCATCTACACAAACTTCTCTTTCTCAGTGCAAAGCATCCTG GAATTCGAATTGTCAGTGGTGTCCAGTTTAGGCTGGTATCTGTCACCAGTACTCCCTTCTGACTACTTGGAGTCAATTCTTCACAATTTGTCCTTCCTCGATGCTCAGCAGCTTCCCACTGTGCGCCGATATGTCCACTCTTACATTGCACTGGCAACTATTG AGTGGAAGTCTTCCGAATTTTTACCCTCAACCCTACTGTGTGCCTGTGTGAGTGCTGCAACTCACAGACTCAATTTGGTCAACTCACCTGACTCAATGCTCAAGAATTTGGCCAATCTCCTGGTCATTAACCTG GACTCTGTCTTCTTTTGCTACAAGCAGCTGCAGGGAGCGCTGAATCTCATCCTCCCATTACCTTCCAAAGCTGCTGTTTGCGGATCAAAGGTCAGTCAGCCTACAACTGATGTT GACCATCTTTTATTGACGTCAATGACACCTAGTGAAAAACAACTGGAAACCCCTCCCTATTACCACAGGCAGGTGTGA
- the bysl gene encoding bystin has protein sequence MPKVRKSKGGGEKRGESDTLVDQMLQADSVRAKGRVKIRDDRIESEDNYVDERLSKKILRQARIQQEELQTEYGLAPEKKKAPITVLGSTSQDAESDDEWPALGATGDGELGAACDAEVVVDPDDEKAIEMFMNKNPPMRRTLADIIMEKITEKQTEVGTVMSEVSGTPMHQLDPRVVEVYRGVNKVLSKYRSGKLPKAFKIIPALSNWEQILYLTDPDTWTAAAMFQATRMFSSNLKERMAQRFYNLVLLPRVRDDITEYKKLNFHLYSALKKALFKPGAWFKGILLPLCESGTCTLREAIIIGSILTKCSIPVLYSSAAMLKLAEMEYNGANSIFLRLLLDKKYALPFRVLDALVAHFLSFRSEKRVLPVLWHQSLLTLAQRYKADLASEQKMALLELLKLQTHPQISAEIRRELQNSESRDIEIGIPVSIDMD, from the exons ATGCCAAAAGTAAGAAAATCTAAAGGAGGGGGTGAGAAAAGAGGGGAGTCGGACACGCTTGTTGACCAAATGCTACAGGCTGACTCGGTTCGAGCCAAAGGCCGGGTGAAGATTCGAGACGATCGGATAGAGAGCGAAGACAACTACGTGGACGAACGTTTGTCAAAAAAGATCTTGCGACAAGCCCGGATTCAACAAGAGGAACTTCAGACCGAATATGGGTTGGCTCCAGAGAAGAAGAAGGCCCCCATCACTGTTCTCG gttccaCATCTCAAGATGccgaatccgatgatgaatggCCAGCACTGGGAGCAACTGGTGATGGTGAACTTGGCGCCGCCTGTGACGCCGAAGTTGTTGTTGACCCTGATGACGAGAAAGCCATTGAGATGTTTATGAATAAGAACCCTCCAATGAG GCGAACCCTAGCAGACATTATAATGGAGAAGATAACAGAGAAACAGACAGAGGTGGGAACCGTGATGTCAGAAGTCTCTGGCACTCCAATGCACCAACTTGATCCAAGAGTGGTAGAAGTGTACAGAGGGGTCAATAAG GTTCTGTCAAAATATCGGAGTGGAAAGTTGCCAAAGGCTTTCAAAATAATACCAGCGCTTTCAAACTGGGAGCAGATTCTCTATTTAACTGACCCAGACACGTGGACGGCAGCTGCCATGTTTCAAGCGACAAG AATGTTTTCCTCTAATCTGAAAGAGCGAATGGCTCAAAGATTCTACAACTTGGTGTTGTTGCCCAGAGTTCGGGATGATATCACTGAGTACAAGAAGCTCAATTTTCATCTCTATAGTGCTCTGAAGAAAGCCTTATTCAAACCAGGGGCCTGGTTTAAAG gtATACTGTTACCTCTATGTGAATCTGGGACATGTACTCTACGCGAGGCCATTATTATAGGGAGCATCCTCACAAAGTGTTCAATTCCCGTCCTCTATTCCAG CGCAGCGATGCTCAAGTTGGCAGAGATGGAATACAACGGCGCCAACAGCATTTTCCTGCGTCTGTTGCTCGACAAGAAATACGCCCTGCCTTTCCGTGTTCTAGATGCTTTGGTGGCTCACTTCCTATCTTTCCGTAGTGAAAAGCGAGTTCTTCCTGTGCTCTGGCATCAGAGTTTACTCACGCTGGCCCAGCGTTACAAGGCGGACTTGGCTTCCGAACAGAAAATGGCGCTATTGGAATTGCTCAAGTTACAAACGCACCCTCAAATATCCGCTGAAATCAGGAGAGAATTACAGAACTCTGAATCAAGGGATATTGAAATTGGGATCCCTGTTAGTATTGATATGGACTAA
- the med20 gene encoding mediator of RNA polymerase II transcription subunit 20, which yields MGVTCVCQVPIAEGKSVQQTVDMVHKKLEQLGAVKQGSFCVDCETYHATGNVSGQPSKLLYVMHNSETPLSCLALFENGPCLVADGNFDVLMVKLKSHFQNAKGHKVESRGSRYRYCDFLIKVGTVTMSSSARGIAVEVEYCPCVVPGDCWNLMKEFIQSFLGPSIPELPSAFVSKPEGLFAPADCVDTMTQYLELFNKLRKLQIQGSNVR from the exons ATGGGAGTCACTTG TGTGTGCCAGGTGCCAATTGCAGAGGGGAAAAGTGTGCAACAGACTGTTGATATGGTGCACAAGAAACTAGAGCAACTGGGAGCTGTGAAGCAAGGCAGCTTCTGCGTCGACTGTGAGACGTACCATGCAACTGGAAATGTCAGCG GTCAGCCCTCCAAGCTCTTATATGTGATGCACAATTCAGAAACCCCCCTAAGCTGTCTGGCTTTGTTTGAAAATGGGCCTTGCCTGGTAGCTGACGGCAATTTTGACGTCCTCATGGTGAAGCTAAAGAGTCACTTCCAGAACGCTAAGGGGCACAAAGTGGAGAGTCGAGGGTCACGATATCGATATTGTGACTTCCTCATCAAAGTTGGCACAGTGACTATGAGCTCAAGTGCCAGAGGAATAGCAGTAGAG GTAGAATATTGTCCATGTGTGGTTCCAGGGGACTGTTGGAATCTTATGAAGGAGTTCATACAGTCGTTTCTTGGCCCCAGTATCCCAGAGCTGCCATCTGCCTTTGTTTCCAAGCCTGAAGGCCTTTTTGCGCCGGCAGACTGTGTTGACACCATGACACAGTATCTGGAATTATTTAACAAACTGCGTAAACTGCAGATTCAAGGGAGTAATGTGCGTTGA
- the usp49 gene encoding ubiquitin carboxyl-terminal hydrolase 49, whose product MDRCKHVVRLRLGHDHSILNPQKWHCVDCSTTDSVWACLKCSHVACGHFMEEHSLKHFQESHHPLAMEVRELDVFCFACGDYVLNDNAEGDLKLLRGALSTVRSPETRSLRSSAWRAYTHRGGKSGPQPAMQLALRHRRKTLLAKMLQRWMSKHQELQAERQEKLEEARRQKKEVKRRLLEELGNVPPRKSARLLTQAPRSTITLIPCKFRDPPERLAPSPAPPKKPSLLALSRKSPPNGRTSKLRRYYSAHSATRRRLAPGVTGLRNLGNTCYMNSILQVLSHLQKFRECFLTLDLCETEELLAKNNNSNGVKAVVGGGNAPLTSCPLGRVGNLTLGEKESAPPTPQTGELVQPKEPRCSTRQQMSLCHELHTLFRVMWSGRWSLVSPFAMLHSVWNLIPAFRGYDQQDAQEFLCELLDKVQQELDTEGSKRRIVIPITKRKLSKQVLKVLNTIFHGQLLSQVTCLSCKHKSNTVEPFWDLSLEFPERYHSVNKGSTAYQRSCTLTEMLSKFTEMEALEGSIYACNHCNKRRRKTSHKPLVLSEAHKQLLIYRLPQVLRLHLKRFRWSGRNHREKIGVHVAFDQVLNIKPYCCTGSGHSVHRGGYTYDLSAVVMHHGKGFGSGHYTAYCYNTEGGFWVHCNDSEMKVCSVEEVCNTQAYILFYTQRSA is encoded by the exons ATGGATCGCTGTAAGCACGTGGTACGCCTTCGCCTGGGCCACGACCACTCCATCCTTAATCCCCAGAAATGGCACTGTGTGGACTGCAGCACCACCGATTCGGTGTGGGCTTGCCTCAAGTGCTCGCACGTGGCCTGCGGACACTTCATGGAGGAGCACTCGCTCAAACACTTTCAGGAGTCCCACCACCCGTTAGCCATGGAAGTGCGGGAATTGGACGTCTTCTGCTTTGCCTGCGGGGACTATGTACTCAACGACAACGCCGAAGGAGACCTCAAACTCCTCCGCGGGGCCCTGTCCACCGTCCGGAGTCCCGAAACACGCTCACTTCGCTCTTCTGCTTGGCGGGCGTACACCCACCGAGGCGGCAAGAGCGGACCCCAACCTGCCATGCAGCTAGCATTGCGCCACAGGAGGAAAACCCTCCTAGCTAAGATGCTTCAAAGGTGGATGAGCAAACATCAAGAGCTACAGGCGGAGCGGCAGGAGAAGCTGGAAGAGGCTAGGAGGCAAAAGAAAGAGGTGAAAAGGAGACTCTTGGAAGAGCTTGGGAACGTCCCCCCCAGAAAAAGCGCTCGGCTTCTAACTCAGGCGCCACGTTCAACTATCACACTCATCCCCTGTAAGTTTCGAGACCCTCCGGAACGCCTAGCTCCATCTCCCGCCCCTCCTAAGAAGCCTTCCCTTCTCGCCTTGTCGCGGAAGTCGCCCCCGAACGGCAGAACCTCAAAACTGAGGCGGTACTACTCGGCCCACTCGGCTACCCGCCGACGTTTGGCCCCGGGGGTTACGGGTCTGCGTAATCTGGGGAACACGTGCTATATGAACTCCATCTTGCAAGTGCTGAGTCACTTGCAGAAATTCAGGGAGTGTTTTCTCACTTTGGACCTTTGTGAGACGGAGGAGCTCCTGGCTAAGAACAACAACTCGAACGGGGTGAAGGCGGTGGTCGGCGGCGGTAACGCGCCGTTGACTTCATGCCCCCTGGGCCGGGTGGGAAatctgactttgggtgaaaagGAAAGCGCCCCGCCTACCCCGCAGACTGGCGAGTTAGTCCAACCTAAGGAGCCTCGTTGCTCCACCCGCCAACAGATGTCTCTGTGCCACGAGTTGCATACACTTTTCAGGGTCATGTGGTCGGGTCGTTGGTCTCTGGTGTCTCCCTTCGCCATGCTGCACTCCGTGTGGAACCTCATCCCGGCTTTCCGCGGCTACGACCAGCAGGACGCGCAGGAGTTCTTGTGTGAGCTGTTGGACAAGGTGCAACAAGAGTTGGACACAGAGGGCTCCAAGCGACGGATCGTCATCCCCATCACCAAGAGGAAGCTCTCCAAACAAGTGCTAAAGGTCCTCAACACCATCTTTCATGGGCAGCTACTCAGCCAG GTGACGTGTCTGTCCTGCAAGCACAAGTCAAACACAGTTGAGCCATTCTGGGACTTGTCCTTGGAGTTTCCCGAACGCTACCATAGTGTCAACAAAGGCTCCACGGCCTACCAGCGCAGCTGCACCCTCACCGAAATGCTGTCCAAGTTCACAGAGATGGAAGCACTGGAAGGCAGCATTTATGCCTGTAACCACTGCAACA AAAGAAGAAGGAAAACATCCCACAAGCCTTTAGTCCTTTCAGAAGCCCATAAGCAGCTTCTGATCTATCGTTTACCTCAGGTTCTGCGGCTACACCTCAAGCGCTTCAG GTGGTCCGGGAGGAACCACCGGGAGAAAATCGGTGTCCACGTGGCCTTCGACCAGGTTCTCAACATCAAACCCTACTGCTGCACTGGCTCGGGTCACTCTGTCCACAGAGGGGGGTACACTTACGACCTATCGGCTGTGGTGATGCACCACGGCAAAGGCTTTGGCTCAGGGCACTACACTGCATACTGCTACAACACAGAAGGAG GTTTCTGGGTCCACTGCAACGACTCCGAGATGAAGGTTTGCAGTGTGGAGGAAGTGTGCAACACTCAGGCCTACATTCTATTCTACACCCAGAGGTCTGCTTAA